From the genome of Vagococcus entomophilus:
TGAGATGAACTCTATAAGTTGGGTAATGATTTTAGTTTCGTTACCAATTCTCTCTTTCGGATGGGTGAGACGGAATGAGCTATCTTTTTTCGCATTTTTACAAATTTTATTAAAGTATCATTCGGATCCCAACAGATTGGAGAAACAAGACGATGTTTAAGAAAAAAAAGGTAGAAAAAAAACAAGAACCCCCTAAGAAAAAAGAAACAAAAAATAAAGGAAAACAAATAGAGGATATCTTATGGTTTAAAGAGTTTGATGAAAAAGG
Proteins encoded in this window:
- a CDS encoding PrgI family protein — its product is MAIEVKVPKDIKEYKEKIMFGMTIKQLITLLIAIGVNIALAFLFITVYGLEMNSISWVMILVSLPILSFGWVRRNELSFFAFLQILLKYHSDPNRLEKQDDV